The bacterium genome window below encodes:
- a CDS encoding S1 RNA-binding domain-containing protein, giving the protein MSDQNVSRFKGNVSSLDQAAAGDEFARLLEETGKDEVAPLAAGERVQGRIVALGETSFLVDVGQRSEASVAREDFTAEELAAVKVGDVFEFHVRAADGAGIKLARAASARNMNLEELTEAMKANLPVEGRVTSENKGGYTVDLKGLRGFVPFSQIDYGPAKPATEYVGQTFRFKILEIRGKDVVLSRSAIVREEVERQRAQLLAELAEGQTRPATVVKVERFGVFVDLGAGIHALAPSFELGWGNQDEVKATLNVGDTVNVRVLKIDQEKGRPRVSVTMRFAEDDPWRGAAETLAVGRKVQGKVSRLAPFGAFVEVAPGIDGLLHISAIAADRRLNHPSDVLKVGQTIEVEVVAVDAGARRVSLSQKGPAEGAIDDETRAKYLGPSAKASADEGGETLMAQALKKALAKKR; this is encoded by the coding sequence ATGAGCGACCAGAACGTTTCGCGCTTCAAGGGCAACGTATCCTCCCTCGACCAGGCCGCCGCGGGCGACGAATTCGCGCGCCTGCTCGAAGAGACCGGCAAGGACGAGGTCGCCCCGCTCGCCGCGGGCGAACGCGTGCAAGGACGGATCGTCGCGCTGGGCGAGACCTCGTTCCTCGTGGACGTCGGTCAGCGCAGCGAGGCCTCGGTCGCGCGCGAGGACTTCACGGCCGAGGAGTTGGCCGCCGTCAAGGTCGGCGACGTCTTCGAGTTCCACGTCCGCGCCGCGGACGGAGCGGGGATCAAGCTCGCCCGCGCCGCCAGCGCCCGGAACATGAACCTCGAAGAGCTGACCGAGGCGATGAAGGCCAACCTGCCGGTCGAGGGGCGCGTGACGTCCGAGAACAAGGGCGGCTACACCGTGGACCTCAAGGGGCTGCGCGGCTTCGTCCCGTTCTCGCAGATCGACTACGGCCCGGCCAAGCCGGCGACGGAATACGTCGGGCAGACGTTCCGCTTCAAGATCCTCGAGATCCGCGGCAAGGACGTCGTGCTGTCCCGTTCGGCGATCGTCCGCGAAGAGGTCGAGCGCCAGCGGGCGCAGCTCCTCGCCGAACTGGCCGAGGGGCAGACCCGCCCGGCGACCGTGGTCAAGGTCGAGCGCTTCGGCGTGTTCGTCGATCTCGGCGCCGGCATCCACGCCCTCGCCCCGTCGTTCGAGCTCGGCTGGGGCAACCAGGACGAGGTCAAGGCGACGCTCAACGTCGGCGACACCGTCAACGTGCGCGTGCTCAAGATCGACCAGGAAAAGGGCCGCCCGCGCGTTTCGGTGACGATGCGCTTCGCCGAGGACGATCCGTGGCGCGGCGCCGCGGAGACGCTCGCCGTCGGGCGCAAGGTCCAGGGGAAGGTCTCGCGCCTCGCCCCGTTCGGCGCCTTCGTCGAGGTCGCGCCGGGGATCGACGGGCTGCTGCACATCTCGGCCATCGCGGCCGACCGGCGGCTCAACCATCCCTCCGATGTGCTGAAGGTCGGGCAGACGATCGAGGTCGAGGTCGTCGCCGTGGACGCCGGCGCGCGCCGCGTCAGCCTCAGCCAGAAGGGGCCGGCCGAAGGGGCGATCGACGACGAGACGCGGGCCAAGTACCTCGGCCCGTCGGCGAAGGCCTCGGCCGACGAGGGCGGCGAGACGCTGATGGCGCAGGCGCTGAAGAAGGCGCTGGCCAAAAAGCGCTGA